The DNA region CGCCATCATCATGCCGAACCTGGTCCCCCCGGTCGTGACCGCCGCCCAGGCCGCCGCTTACCGCGACCGGATCCTGGCCGTCCTGCCCGAAGGCATGTCCTTCGAGCCGCTCATGACGCTCTACCTCACCGAAGGCACCGATCCGGCCGATGTGGCCGCGGCCCATGCCTCGGACCTGGTGAAAGCGGTCAAGCTTTACCCCGCGGGTGCCACGACCAACTCGCAGTCGGGCGTGCGCGATTTCGGCAAGGTTCAGGCGGTGTTGGAGAAGATGGCCGAGATCGGCCTGCCGCTTTGCGTGCATGGCGAAGTCACGGCCTCCGAAGTGGACATCTTCGACCGCGAAGCGGTGTTCATCGACACGGTGCTTGACCCGCTGCGCCGCCGCATCCCCGGACTGCGCGTGGTGATGGAACACATCACCACCGAAGAGGGCGTGGCCTATGCCCGCGCCGGCGGGCCCGACCTGGGCGCGACGATCACCGTCCATCACCTGATCATCAACCGCAACGCCATCCTCGCGGGCGGGATCAAGCCGCATTACTACTGCCTGCCGGTGGCGAAGCGCGAAAAGCACCGGTTGGCGCTGCGCAACGCCGCAACCTCTGGCGAAGCGCGGTTCTTCCTTGGCACCGATTCCGCACCGCATCCGGACCATCTGAAGGAACATGCCTGCGGCTGTGCCGGATGCTTCACCGCCACCAATGCCATGTCCATGCTCGCCGAAGTGTTCGAGCAGGACGGTGCGCTTGACCGGCTGGAAGCCTTCACCTCGCTGAACGGCCCGGCCTTCTACCGCCTGCCCCCGAACGAGGCACGGATCACCCTGGCGAAGGGCGAACCCGTGACCTACCCGGCAAAGATCGAGAGCGGCGCAGGTCCCGTCACCGTTTTCGACCCCGGCTTTGCCCTGCACTGGTCCGTCACCCTCTGAGGATAGCCCGATGCCAGACCGCACCTTCGGCCAGACATTCCGTCAGCTTGCCCTTGCGATGCTGAACGCCACGCTCCTGCTCGCCGTGCTTCTGGTGTTCGGAACCTGGCTCCTGATCGGCCGGGTGCAGCATTTCGCCACCGACACGGCGGAAGCCGCCGCCACCGCTCTTGGCGCCGACCTGAAGGGCCAGATGACCGGCGAGGTCGCCACGTTGAGCGCAACGCTTGAAAATCTGTCCACGCTGGATGCACGGCTTTCCGACGTTATCGCGAAGGCGGGCACCGGCGACAGCGCCGCGGTGGCCCAACTGACCGGGCTGCGCACCGACGTGCAGACGCTGACCGCCTCGGTGGACAAGTTGAACGGTACGGCCAAGGCTTTGCGCGACAATGGCGGCGAGGTCCTGACCGAAACGCTGCACGGCTTCCTTCTGGAACTGGCCGAACGCCTTGGGCCCCTGCCCGCCCCCACCGCACCTGCCAACTGAGGTTCTCATGATCCCCGCCAGCTTCCCGCCCCGGGACGAAATCGCCCGACTGACCGCCCGCGCGCTGTTGGAAATCAAGGCGGTGCATTTCAACGCGGAAACCCCGTTCACGCTCGCCTCGGGCCTGCCCTCGCCCACCTACATCGATTGCCGCAAGTTGATCTCCTATCCGCGCATCCGGTCGATGCTGATGGATTTCATGGCCGCCACCGTGATGCGCGACGCCGGGATGGAAGCCTTCGACAACATTGCCGGTGGCGAAACCGCGGGCATCCCCTTTGCCGCGCTGGTGGCCGAACGCCTGGCGCTTCCCATGACCTATGTGCGCAAGAAGCCCAAGGGATACGGCCGCAATGCCCGCATCGAAGGCGCCATGACCGAAGGCCAGCGCGTCCTGCTGGTCGAGGATCTGACAACCGACGGCGGCTCGAAACTCTCGTTCGTCGATGCCATCCGCGAGACGGGCGCCACCTGCGGTCATACCGCGGTGATCTTCTATTACGGCATCTTCCCCGGCACCGAGGAACGGCTGGCCGAACACGGCGTCAAGCTGCACCACCTCTGCACCTGGTGGGACGTTCTGGCCGAGGCGAGGGCGCAATCTGCCTTCGATCCGGCCACTCTCGCCGAGGTTGAGTCGTTTCTCAAGGCGCCACGGGCCTGGCAAGAGGCACGAAAGGCACCCTGAGCCACCCCATTCGGGCGGGCAGCTGTGGATGAGCGTGGATAACTCCGTTCAACGACTCACCTCTCTGGTGGGTCAGCCTCGCTGCGGCCGCTAGATGTGGTAGATTGACGATCCGCCCTCTTTGGCGGCTCACGATTCGGCCCGCCCCGGCACAAGGGTTATCCCCAGAGATACCCAGATTGCGGGCGGTCGCGGTTTCGGGCAGCAGGGGGTCAGGGACAGGGGATGGGAATGACCGACAAGACCGCCATACGGGCGCTTGCGCCAGTACAACCGATTCCGGCCGAGACAGCCGAACACGTCCTGCCGCACAATATCGAGGCCGAGCAGCAACTGCTCGGTGCGATCCTGACCAACAACGATGTCTATGACCGCATCGCGAGCCTGGTGCGCGCCGAGCATTTCTTCGACCCAGTCCACCAGCGCATCTTCGAACGTTCGGCCGCCCGCATCCAGAAGAACGCGCTCGTCTCGCCTGTGACGCTGAAACCCTTCTTCGAAGATGACGCGGGGTTGAAGGAACTGGGCGGGCCGGCCTACCTCGTGCGTCTTGCCGGCGCCGCGATCTCGGCCCATGCCGCGCGCGACTATGCGCAGATGGTCTATGACCTGGCCGTACGCCGTGAACTCATCGCCCTTGGCCGCGACATCTCGGCCAAGGCGGCGCAGGTGGAAATCCACAACGAGCCGCGCGACCAGATCATCGAGGCGGAACAGAAGCTCTACAAGCTGGGTGAACAGGGCGTGGCCGAGCGCGGCTTCGTCTCGTTCCTCAAAGCGGTGACCGAGGCGGTGAATTCCGCCAACGCCGCCTATCAGCGCGACGGCGGTCTCGCCGGCATCTCCACCGGTCTGGTCGACCTCGACAAGAAGCTGGGGGGCCTGCATCCGTCGGACCTGCTGATCCTCGCGGGCCGTCCGTCGATGGGCAAGACCTCGCTCGCCACCAACATCGCCTTCAACATCGCCAAGGCCTACCGCCGCGGCCGCACGCACGACGGCACGGAAGGCGCTGTCGAAGGCGGCGTGGTGGGCTTCTTCAGCCTGGAAATGTCGTCCGAACAGCTGGCCGCGCGCATCTTGTCAGAGGCCTCGGAAGTGCCGTCCGAGCAGATCCGTCGCGGCGACATGACAGAGGCCGAGTTCCGACGCTTCGTCGAGGCCGCCAAGGCGCTGGAATCCTGCCCGCTCTACATCGACGACACGCCCGCCCTGCCCATCAGCCAGGTCGCCGCCCGCGCCCGCCGCCTGAAGCGCACACACGGGCTCGACGTGCTGATGGTGGACTACCTGCAACTCCTGCGCGGCTCGTCCAAGGAGAACCGCGTTCAGGAAGTCTCCGAGATCACGCAAGGCCTTAAGGCCATCGCGAAGGAACTGAACATTCCGGTCGTCGCGCTGTCGCAGCTGTCGCGCGCGGTCGAAAGCCGCGACGACAAGCGCCCGCAGCTTTCAGACCTGCGCGAATCCGGCTCCATCGAACAGGACGCGGACGTGGTGATGTTCGTCTTCCGCGAGGAATACTACCGCGAACGCGAAAAACCCGCCGACCACGAACTCGACAAGATGGCCGCCTGGCAGGAGATCATGGAAAAGACCCATGGCAAGGCCGAGGTCATCATCGGCAAACAGCGCCACGGCCCCATCGGCACGGTGGAACTCAGCTTCGAGGGCCGCTTTACCCGCTTCGGCAACCTCGTCCAGCCCTGGCAGCAGGGCGGCGAGTACTGAGCCTCGCCCCGGCGCAGGCCGGGGCGATCTGCCTCACACCCCAAGCGCGCGGAACACTTTCGGCAATTCCTCGGGCAGGTCTTCGGCAATCAGCCCCGGCCCGAAACTTCGCGCACATTCCACATGCAGCCAGGCCGCGGTGCAGGCCGCGTCGAAGGGCGCAAAGCCACGCGCCAGAAGCCCGGCGATGAACCCCGCCAGCACATCGCCCGACCCTGCCGTAGCCAGCCAGGGCGCGGCCCGGTCGTAATGCGCCGAGTTGATGGCGCAGCGCCCGTCCGGCGCGGCAATCACCGTATCCGGCCCCTTGAACAAGACCACGCAGCCCGCCCGCGCCGCCGCCTCGCGCGTGGCATCGACCTTGGAATAGGCCGGCCCCCGCACTGCCGGAGCCTCCAGCTTAGCCGCGATGTCGGGGAACAGCCGCGCGAATTCCCCGGCATGGGGTGTCAGCACGCAGGTCTTGTGCAGGGCGTCGAACAACTCGGGCGAGCGTGACAGCATCGTCAGGGCATCTGCGTCCAGCACGACGGCCCGCGCCCCCCTCCCCTGACCCCTCCCCACAAGGGGGAGGGGAAGTCCTCCACTGGCATCCGTCCCGCGGGTCGGCAGATCATCTCGGCCCCCCTCCCCCTTGTGGGGAGGGGTTGGGGGAGGGGGGCACTCGGCCAGCCCCAAAGCCGCCGCCACCAGCCCCGCCTCGCGCTCCCCCATCCCCAGCCCCGGCCCGAGGCACAGCGCATTGATCCGCCGGTCCTCCAGCACCCGCGCCAGCACCTCGCCATCCGCCACCCCGCGCAGCATCACCGCATCCAGCCGCGCCGCATTCTCCGCCACCGCCTCGGGCGGGCAGCCCACCGTCACCAGCCCTGCCCCAATCCTCAGCGCCCCGCGCGCGGCCAGACGCCCTGCCCCGCCATGGCCGGGGGGACCGGATAGGACGAGGGCGTGGCCGTGAGAGAATTTGTGGGCTGGCGCAGATGGTTCAGGATTTCGCTTGGTCAGGGATGGACCCCAGATGTTCCATTCGGGTCGTTCCACGCGCTGGACGATTTGCCGCTGCCTCACTTGGCGTTCGTCCCAAGAATCAAGTTCTGGAACGTCGATCCCCAGATCGACGACGCGAAGTCGGCCGCCTGCGGCAGGAGCGCTGTCGAGGTAATGCCCGACTTTAGGAGCGTGGAAAGTAACCGTGAGATGCGCACCCATTTCCCCGCCCCATTCCTGCGAGGTTTCCAGCCGGCGACCGGAGTCCGCGTCCAACTCAGACGTAATATCGATAGCAACGATGTATGGCGGGCGGGTCTCGCCCGTCCACCAAAGCCCATCTCTCAGGAAGTGGTGATACTCATGATTAAGTGCCGCCGGAATTTCGAACCCGCGCGATAACCCGATGCCGAATATGGCGTCCACGACCACATCTGCCCTGTTGAAGTCGGCTGCCCTAATCCAACCCACCTCCCCCATCCCCCGCCACCGCTCGTAATTCACCCGCGCATCCGGCGGCAGCTTCTCGGCGTCCCCGTACAGGAACACCTCCACCCCCC from Neotabrizicola shimadae includes:
- a CDS encoding orotate phosphoribosyltransferase, producing the protein MIPASFPPRDEIARLTARALLEIKAVHFNAETPFTLASGLPSPTYIDCRKLISYPRIRSMLMDFMAATVMRDAGMEAFDNIAGGETAGIPFAALVAERLALPMTYVRKKPKGYGRNARIEGAMTEGQRVLLVEDLTTDGGSKLSFVDAIRETGATCGHTAVIFYYGIFPGTEERLAEHGVKLHHLCTWWDVLAEARAQSAFDPATLAEVESFLKAPRAWQEARKAP
- a CDS encoding replicative DNA helicase encodes the protein MTDKTAIRALAPVQPIPAETAEHVLPHNIEAEQQLLGAILTNNDVYDRIASLVRAEHFFDPVHQRIFERSAARIQKNALVSPVTLKPFFEDDAGLKELGGPAYLVRLAGAAISAHAARDYAQMVYDLAVRRELIALGRDISAKAAQVEIHNEPRDQIIEAEQKLYKLGEQGVAERGFVSFLKAVTEAVNSANAAYQRDGGLAGISTGLVDLDKKLGGLHPSDLLILAGRPSMGKTSLATNIAFNIAKAYRRGRTHDGTEGAVEGGVVGFFSLEMSSEQLAARILSEASEVPSEQIRRGDMTEAEFRRFVEAAKALESCPLYIDDTPALPISQVAARARRLKRTHGLDVLMVDYLQLLRGSSKENRVQEVSEITQGLKAIAKELNIPVVALSQLSRAVESRDDKRPQLSDLRESGSIEQDADVVMFVFREEYYREREKPADHELDKMAAWQEIMEKTHGKAEVIIGKQRHGPIGTVELSFEGRFTRFGNLVQPWQQGGEY
- a CDS encoding NAD(P)H-hydrate epimerase yields the protein MTELLTAAQMRAIEQAAIANGEVTGLELMERAGRGVVEAIFAEWPELRAGTFRAVVLCGPGNNGGDGFVVARLLKEWGWGVEVFLYGDAEKLPPDARVNYERWRGMGEVGWIRAADFNRADVVVDAIFGIGLSRGFEIPAALNHEYHHFLRDGLWWTGETRPPYIVAIDITSELDADSGRRLETSQEWGGEMGAHLTVTFHAPKVGHYLDSAPAAGGRLRVVDLGIDVPELDSWDERQVRQRQIVQRVERPEWNIWGPSLTKRNPEPSAPAHKFSHGHALVLSGPPGHGGAGRLAARGALRIGAGLVTVGCPPEAVAENAARLDAVMLRGVADGEVLARVLEDRRINALCLGPGLGMGEREAGLVAAALGLAECPPPPTPPHKGEGGRDDLPTRGTDASGGLPLPLVGRGQGRGARAVVLDADALTMLSRSPELFDALHKTCVLTPHAGEFARLFPDIAAKLEAPAVRGPAYSKVDATREAAARAGCVVLFKGPDTVIAAPDGRCAINSAHYDRAAPWLATAGSGDVLAGFIAGLLARGFAPFDAACTAAWLHVECARSFGPGLIAEDLPEELPKVFRALGV
- the pyrC gene encoding dihydroorotase, whose product is MSQSLTIRRPDDWHLHLRDGAMLAAVLPETARHFARAIIMPNLVPPVVTAAQAAAYRDRILAVLPEGMSFEPLMTLYLTEGTDPADVAAAHASDLVKAVKLYPAGATTNSQSGVRDFGKVQAVLEKMAEIGLPLCVHGEVTASEVDIFDREAVFIDTVLDPLRRRIPGLRVVMEHITTEEGVAYARAGGPDLGATITVHHLIINRNAILAGGIKPHYYCLPVAKREKHRLALRNAATSGEARFFLGTDSAPHPDHLKEHACGCAGCFTATNAMSMLAEVFEQDGALDRLEAFTSLNGPAFYRLPPNEARITLAKGEPVTYPAKIESGAGPVTVFDPGFALHWSVTL